In Notolabrus celidotus isolate fNotCel1 chromosome 22, fNotCel1.pri, whole genome shotgun sequence, the genomic stretch CATCTGACTTTTTCCTAGCTCCACCACCAGCTGTGAAAAGACCAGCCCCAGTTCTCCCCGTGCCAGTGCATGTGGCTGAGATGGACCCTGTAAGTtgctttttaaatctttaacatAACACATACTATTTTATCCATTACTGTTTAATGTTGCTTCTCTTCATAACTATGCTCCTATTTTATCACAGCAGGACCCCCTTCAGCCACAGTCTTCTGGGGCACTCCCACTCTTGTGGCCAGAGACCCTCCCTGTGCAAGATCACAAGTGGGTGTCTGCAGCTCTTTTTAAGGTTGGAGCAAGTGGAAAGCTGGAGCTGCGTGACTCCCTACAGCTTTGGTACAATCCTCCACCACCAGCCCTGTTGTACCACCAGGCTCCCACCCCTGACCGTTTCTTCTCCCACCGTCTCTTCCTGTGGATGCCATATAGGCTGTGGAAGGTGCGGTTTGTTTGTACCAACCCTAGCTGTACAAGACATCCACTAGCTGGGGGTGGCTTGCACAGGAGAGTCAGGAAGGTGCTAGACATAGACTGCTTCTATGTCCTTGCTACAGAGACACTGATCTGCAGCAAGTGCAGAAGCAGCTATGTCTCTACTGGTCAAAACATCCTCCAGCAACTTGACCTGGCCCACCGATCCGAGTTCAGGGTCATCCTTACACGCAAGTAAGTAATACAATACACTGAattgttaacttttttttctacaaggttttttttttttttttttgagtaatTTATTTGAACACTCTTTCTAAGGTACGCCTGTGACATACGTGTCATTCGCCTCATGCGTGAACGAACACTTGGAAATGGGCCTGCACGAATCGTCAGACAGCTGAAGGAAAACCACAGTGAGGTAAATTGTAAAATTCACAACAGCATTATGAACCAAGGACTATGATgccacataaaacacacacccacacccacagaCTTCTTTCTCCACAGTGGCTAATTCACATGAGACAAtcacctctgcctgtcaatTTTTGCTCTTCTAGACTGATTAATATACCTCACCATACTTGTTCATTTATTCTTCATTCTAGATAAACTCcagcaaaatgtaaaatattatcATCTATCCCATCCATTATGTAAATACCATTACTCAATTATGTTTTGGTCATCTATACTTTTTTCAAAGACCTACTGACTCTGCTGCTTTTAATAAAGCCACCGTCACTTAAAAAGCaccagtgttttttgtttgggtATTAGTAAAGATGTATCTTCTATAAATTAATGTCATTTTAGGAGTGGCTCCAGCATGTAGGCAGATACACCTCTGAGTGTGTTGCCTTCATGTCCAACCCTAGCCTGCTGCCACACAATTTCCAGGAGCCCCCACAGCCAGAAGTTATCCCCAGCTACAAATGGATCCTGACTGTTTACAGCCACGATATCCTCAACAGGCTCGAGGATATCAATGCTCATATCACCAGCACATACGGATCCATTTTGAAGCTGGACTCAACTAAAAAGGTTTGAATTGATATCTGGATAACTGCATTCTTAATTAAAGTTGGGACTTTGATTCTGAAACAGTAATTTACTTCTAAGGCTCCTTTAGACTAGAGTAACACATTTTTGACACATACGATCCTTGAAATCATTTCACATGTTGAGAAATCGTTTTACTTGGAGATAAATTGTAcattattataacctttattaaaccaggaaatgctcattgagattaaaaatatcttttccaagagagtcctggccaagataggcagcagcacagttacacaCTTACAGTAGACTTAAACACAAATAGCATACACATACAACAGGTACACAACGAAGACCTCCAGATAAACAGTACATGATTCAGATCATGCTGTACCAACACAAAATTCTAACAACTCTGtgtctaattatttattttcagatcACTAAGAAGCTGACAGGGCCTGCTAAAGGCACGGCACAATGGCTGACGTCAGTGGGAAATGAGGTGGGCCAGGTCCTCATCAGCGTCCTGACGGCAAATGAAGGTCCTGGATTGGACCAGATGGCTGCAGGCTTGATACAGAGGTATCAGAAGGCAGGTGTGGCTCCCCCCATTGCTTTGTATGTGGACTGTGGCTGCTGCAAAGAAGGGGGTGAGACAAAACTGAAGATGCGCTTCAGTGGGTGGCCAGATCTCATTGTTCGCCTTGATATCTGGCACTTTATGCGGCGGCTGGCAGTAGGCTGCACCACAGACGCCCATCAACTGTATCCCACTTTTATGGCCCGCATGTCAGCATGCATTTTTGAGTGGGATGCAGGGGATGTGGCTCTGCTACGAAGGGCCAAGAAGGAGCAGCTGATGCAGCAGAACTGGCCTGCACTTTCTGAGAGGGAGCTGGACCGCCACATAACCAAGGCAGAGCTGGCCTTGCACTGTAGGAGGAGGACCAGAGGAGAGGCAAAAACTATTCTCCTCCTTGATCAGCTTCTGTGGGAGCTCATGAGTGACAAGGGGAAGGATGCACTCGGTGTTCCCCTGTTTAACATCCAGAGGATGCAGCACATCTGGAAAACCCAGAAGCGGCATGTGACATGCATTCAGGATCCCCAAGATGTGTCACTTTACACCGAAACAGGAACTGTGTCGAAGGGAGGTGTCGAACTAAAAAAATACAGATGTGCGAGGGGCTCCACATCCCTGGAATCCTTCCATTGCCACCTCGTACGATTCGTTCCAGGTTTGTGTTCATGATTTATGGTATTAATGACTTAATATTCCTGTCTTTATAAAAACGTATTAGTAATCTTACAGATGCAGCTACAATCTGTATGCACTCAATGATATTTTGTCATATATTTCTATCATTGTGCCACCTTCTGGTCAAAGACCTGAACAACACAATGAATCGATGAAAGATCTCTTAATGCCCTTGGTcattaaatgcacacacaccagAATGGCAATATTAtagaaaaaatactaaattgagcTTTGaaaatttgttgtttgtttttgcatgatACCACAGTTAACCTTTTCCTCCCATTTAAAAGTTTACTTTGTGACCTcctgaaataagaaaaacaagctTTTCAGTAGGGGGGCTGATATGAAACTTTGCTCAACATAATAATCTCATTTTGCAAACTTTTTCTATGTCTTTCTTTTAGGAAACAGCGCCAATGCTTTGAATTTTCAAATTTACCTCCTGGATGGCCTGCACCGCTGGAACCAGAACCGTGCTGCTGAAGCTATTGCAACTGAACCATCTCCGCTGCATAGTTACACAGGAGAGTTGGTTCATTGCTTCAACAGCCAGTACGAGCAAGTGTTTGGCAGGAAACTGGATCCTACCTTTGTGCCACCTGCTAAATACACAGGTGAGGGTTTTGTAAttactgcattgaaaacatcttgtgtttagggttatatatatatttacagtgtctgtatgtgtgtgtgtgcaggtctcattttaattttcttataTTTTCTCAGGGGAGCTGATTGGTTTGCAGTATTTGCTGCAGCAAAACAATGAGCCACTGCAAAACATGCAGAGCAGTTGCGTGGAGACCTCCGAGCAGCTGGAGGACCTGGATGTGGAAGAGCAAGGGGAAGATGATGAGGGATTCATTGAGGAAGTGGGCCAAGAAGCCACTGTGGCAGAACTGGTGGTATGCGAGGAGGTTCAGCCACCCAGTACCTCTCCTACCCCCAGCACTTCCTTGACATCCAGCAATTTGTCCCCTAAAGCGCCTCTCCACCCACCAGCAGagctctctcctccagctcctgttgCTCCTCCAACTCCTGTTGCTCCTCCAACTCTTgtccctcctccagctcctgttgctcctgcagctcctgttgctcctgcagctcctgtctctcctccagctcttgtccctcctccagctcctgttgctcctccagctcctccagctcctgttgctcctccagctcctgatCCACATGCCCCTACCCAAGCTGTGGATGCAAACAGCCTGCCTGGGATGGATAGAGTGGATGCTCTTGCTGAGTACCTGGTGGAGCTCCGCCATCAGACAGGTCTCACTCTGACCAATCAGCAGGCCTACACCATCGTCAGTCTGTGGCAGAATCTCACAGATTTTGATAAGCAGCGGGTGGTGTATGCAGCTCGACACCAAGAGAGGCTGTTGACTGGTCGCTTCAGAACCCCAAAACAGCAGTCGGGTTTTACCCCTGGAGTGGATAGCACAAAGAGGTGTGTCATTGGCTCAAAAGGCTCCCCTGCACAGTGGCCAAGCTGCTGCAGACTCATTGAGACCATCTTTGTCAGGCTTTGTGACATCCATAGAAGCCccaaaaagaaggagaaggaaagcCTGTCAAGATGGTCTCTTATCCTGCAGGACTACAGGAAAATTAGGCAGCTGCTGCTTGGCAACGGAGTGGTGATGGAGCAGACTACTCTTCAACCTGTTGAGGTAAATCAGAACACCGTGATACAGTGGCACAATAAACGGCTGAAAAATCAAGAGGTTGGAGTTCTTTTGAAGGATGTGCAGCTGCCTGAAGCACGGCCACTGGCACCTGTACCTTTACTGCCTGCCAGACTGCAGCCCCTGTTTCCCGTTCAGCATCACCATCCCGATCAGCTGCATACATATGTGTTGCCAGCTAATACAGCAGGTCAAGCCAGGAGGAAGATCCGGCAGGCTCCAGCCACCTTTGTCCAGCCTCCAGCTGCCTTCATCCAGCCTCCAGCCACCTCCTTTCAGCCTCCAGCTTCCTCCATCCAGCCTCCAGCCACCTCCTTTCAGCCTCATGCTGCTTTCATCCAGCCTCCAGCCACCTCCTTTCAGCCTCATGCTGCTTTCATCCAGCCTCCAGCCACCTCCTTTCAGCCTCATGCTGCTTTCATCCAGCCTCCAGCCACCTCCTTTCAGCCTCTAGCCCCCTGCATCCAGCCTCCAGCCACCTCTTTTCAGCATCCAGCTTCCTCCATCCAGCCTCCAGCCACCTCCTTTCAGCCTCTAGCCTCCTGCATCCAGCCTCCAGCCACCTCCTTTCAGCCTCCAGCTTCCTCCACCCAGCCTCCAGCCACCTCCTTTCAGCCTCTAGCCTCCTGCATCCAGCCTCCAGCCACCTCCTTTCAGCCTCCAGCTTCCTCCAGCCAGCCTCCAGCCACCTCCTTTAAGCCTCATGCTGCCTTCATCGAGCCTCCAGCCTCCTGCATCCAGCCTCCTGCATCCACATCCAGCCATCCTCCAGCCACCTCCATCCAGTTAATACCGGGGCCCAGGCCCATTCAACCAAGGCCCATAGCTGCACAGCGGCAGCTGTTTCCCGCAGCTCAACCTGGACCTGCTGTGCCACCGTTGCCCCCCTGCCCTGCCCCTGGGTCATCCACCTCCTTGGCCGACAAACCCCagcaaactacaaaaaaaaggaaatacacaCGCACAGCAGTATCCAATGTGTGTAAGAAGTGCGGTTCCTTCCGTACACAAGAAACTGGCCACAGCCAgtacaagggtaaaatatactGCCCCGAAAGAGAAACTTGTACAAGGGAGGAATGGCTAGAGGCCATGCAGAAGGCAGCTTTTGAGCGAAGCCTTAacataaagttttaaaaaaaaaaaagagttaaatgtgtatatatgtatgtacgTATATGTTGCttgtttaaagattttttttaatgttagttaatactttattagtgcagccctatttgtttgtttaatttagtATTGTAAAtccattcaatcattcaaattttattgatatttttatttattatgtcattatttatattattactgattttattatttatttttctgttgtgtttttttggattGCATTTTTCTTAATTGTTTTGGAGTTTCATTTGTGTGCCTGTTCGTgatcatattttgttttattcattcctAGTAATTAAAAACTGTTCTAAAAGCTCAAACAAAATCTTACagtgttatttattacatttgagTGTCAGCATATCAATTGTGGTTCTAAAGGCATAAAGTAacaccattaaaataaatacaaatttagtACACATAAATCCAAAGCCGATAGAACATCTTCTAGTATAACAAGTAAGATCTATAAATACTGCTATACTGCTCAATAATATGAGTAATATATTTCACACAAAACTTGCACTGCAAAGATAATTGATCATTTTTCACAGATTCCAGAACATTTACATGCCTAAACTGATGTGATCAGAAATTaactgcattgaaaacacaatcaACAAATTCAGTTTTGCCCatggctggattcgaacccggatccttcctttttttctgcatttttttcttcccttttctccCCCCTTCTTCCCCTTCTTCCCCCCGCCATACAGACAATTGTTCCCCAGCTTTCGCGGAGTGGTTAGAGCACTGGTCTTGTAAACCAGGGGTCGCGAGTTCAATTCTCGCTGGGGCCTTCAACTGTTTTAAAAACTTGTACAgtaggtcaaaggtcaccgACTCAGGATCAGGCTCTTGGTGCAACCATGAACATCTTCTGAGCTCACATTGAACCTGAAAAACTCAATCATGTTTGGATTGTAGGAGGAGAGATAGTAATAAGGTGTGACATCAGTTATCTGCTAAAAGTCAGTCTCTATAAAGTGactctatttgtttgttttagataCAACATGCCCCGGTGTTCATCCTGTTCAAGAAGTTTCTCCAGAGCAACAGAGGAGGACTTCTCTACAGGTAAGCTCCACGTTTAAAGGGTCAGTTTACACacattacaacaacaacataaaatcTAAATAACTGTGTCCAGCCAGGTAGGTGAGAGATGACTTACTGATTTTTttcccaattaaaaaaaatatatatgatatTACACAAAATCACTATCAGGTCCAGTGTTAACATAATAGCACACAATAATATCAGTGTCAGATATTTCAAATCCTTGATAAGTCCACAAGGGCTAAGAGATGACTTTTGTGAATATCTGttatttaaagatttaatattttatcccTACTCATGCATATGTTCACTTTTAGGTAATTTGAAAAAGTTAACTCAGTATTTAATCTTCAAAATGAGGCAAATTTAACTAATGTCTGGTGAAATTAGCTCTTGTCATCGTGACTCTTTGTCTTCACAATCTTACTTATTTCTCTCTCGTGTCCTCATGGCGCCTGAGCATTAAGTCCTTTATTCAAAACAGGTATTGACACTAATAAAGGTGTGGTTCTGACAGATGTCTGTCACAGGGCTCCATAGCTCAGTGGTTAGAGCACTGGTCTTGTAAACCAGGGGTCGCGAGTTCAATTCTCGCTGGAGCcttaaactgttttaaaaacttgtacagtaggtcaaaggtcatccaTACAGGACCAGGCTCTCAGTGAAACCATGAGCATCTTCTAACCTTCCATTGAACCTGAAATACTCGATCATGTTTGGCTTGTAGGAGGAGAGACGGTAACTAACTTGAAACCTTTAATCAAACTACATGATCTTCAAGAGCAGATTATCATATCTTAACCTTAGATTTCAAACAAGAACAAAtcctctggaaaaaaaataattttgagtttcttttcgacaattcaaaaaggaaaactcTGTAGACTGAGGATAACTGTGGAACATCAAtaaatttttttctttctttctttctttctttctttctttctttctttctttctttcttcattcattcTCCAACTCCCTTCGTTACACTGTATTTAACAGTGGCAGGGAAACTAATCAATGATAGACAACATTTTGCTAAGTGTCCCAACTGTCCCTAGACTTAACTTGCATATGGAGTTATGTGTTTGTAGTGTGGTAATTGATTGTTTAAGAGATGAGGGAAAATTCTCACCAGAACCACTCGCTGCAGCAGCTGGGAACAGAAAAGACCCCCAGTGAATGAAGATCCTAACTTTGACCTGATTGCATCACTCTGAtaggcagtggcggttctagaccaattttgctaGGGGGGGGTGGCAAAGCAGAGTATAGTTGTTAGGTTCTTTAGAGCTCTGGGGAGAGCTTGATTGCCGCTGAATGTCGTCCCCCATGTTGGATTTACTCTGGGAATGCTCCAGTTTCCCCAACTAAAATTTAAAAAACCCACCTCTTCTCTCTTCAACCGTCCTGCATATATAAagcttagattaaaaaaaaatatatatatattttactgctgttttttctctgttgtaAGAAGTTAACAAATGTTTCCcaaatttattttgtctttaaaatatTACAGTTAGCTATAAAAATAGAATCCTGAAAAAACTTTatattttgtgtctgtttaaaaagttagttaagttaaaattaaaaacaccccataactcaacatcactataattgcttttaagttgttcactcctGTCATATTCTTGTATtgattgttctgtctctaggtttctctgtatgtcctctctgttgtttttttttaaatgttttattagctATTAAAAATACATAGTATTTTCTCAGCTAACAGTGCATATTCAATCTGTTAATTACTACATGGATAGAGCTGTCACaataacaacatttcagaaaaaatcTTACAATAATGACTCCTGCTTTGATATCACTTCATCAGAGATGTATCTCTTGCACACCCAAAATGAGTGCTTGTACAGAAGAAGTCATTGAAA encodes the following:
- the LOC117806446 gene encoding uncharacterized protein LOC117806446, which gives rise to MDPQDPLQPQSSGALPLLWPETLPVQDHKWVSAALFKVGASGKLELRDSLQLWYNPPPPALLYHQAPTPDRFFSHRLFLWMPYRLWKVRFVCTNPSCTRHPLAGGGLHRRVRKVLDIDCFYVLATETLICSKCRSSYVSTGQNILQQLDLAHRSEFRVILTRKYACDIRVIRLMRERTLGNGPARIVRQLKENHSEEWLQHVGRYTSECVAFMSNPSLLPHNFQEPPQPEVIPSYKWILTVYSHDILNRLEDINAHITSTYGSILKLDSTKKITKKLTGPAKGTAQWLTSVGNEVGQVLISVLTANEGPGLDQMAAGLIQRYQKAGVAPPIALYVDCGCCKEGGETKLKMRFSGWPDLIVRLDIWHFMRRLAVGCTTDAHQLYPTFMARMSACIFEWDAGDVALLRRAKKEQLMQQNWPALSERELDRHITKAELALHCRRRTRGEAKTILLLDQLLWELMSDKGKDALGVPLFNIQRMQHIWKTQKRHVTCIQDPQDVSLYTETGTVSKGGVELKKYRCARGSTSLESFHCHLVRFVPGNSANALNFQIYLLDGLHRWNQNRAAEAIATEPSPLHSYTGELVHCFNSQYEQVFGRKLDPTFVPPAKYTGELIGLQYLLQQNNEPLQNMQSSCVETSEQLEDLDVEEQGEDDEGFIEEVGQEATVAELVVCEEVQPPSTSPTPSTSLTSTPDPHAPTQAVDANSLPGMDRVDALAEYLVELRHQTGLTLTNQQAYTIVSLWQNLTDFDKQRVVYAARHQERLLTGRFRTPKQQSGFTPGVDSTKRCVIGSKGSPAQWPSCCRLIETIFVRLCDIHRSPKKKEKESLSRWSLILQDYRKIRQLLLGNGVVMEQTTLQPVETAAPVSRSASPSRSAAYICVAS